In a single window of the Orbaceae bacterium lpD04 genome:
- the recN gene encoding DNA repair protein RecN — MLTQLTINNFAIVDNLIIDFHTGMTAITGETGAGKSISVDALGLCLGARSDVSFIRHGSERIDISAHFLLDDTPSALTWLTENQLDDHNECILRRVINHDGRSKAFINGTSVPISQLKELGQMLIQIHGQHEHQQLMRSDYQQLLLDQYMDESSLLSTMKIAFKKWKVASEHFAQHQKSKQERDAHIQLLQYQLKELNEFSPSEGEYQQIDEEYKRLSNSEQLINLSNQLIDILEENTEFNLLNQLGNAKNTAQELAGLDPQLVDVSTMLEDAAIQIKEAGYELHRYVDNLEIDPARVMQLEQRISKQISLSRKHHISPENLPILHQQLLDEFKQISNQDELSEQLQQEINQYHHEALSCAKILHTKRIKAATVLSKKISQSIQELAMPHGQFCIDIQYDETRISETGADHITYLVTTNPGQPMQPISKVASGGELSRIALAIQVLTAQKIETPALIFDEIDVGISGATAAKVGNLLRELGKSTQVITVTHLPQVAGNAHHHYFVAKQTDGKQTNTQMNVLDQVHRLQELARLLGGDKITENTLANAKELLIQ, encoded by the coding sequence ATGCTAACACAATTAACGATTAATAACTTTGCTATTGTTGATAATTTAATTATTGACTTTCATACAGGTATGACCGCGATTACCGGAGAAACGGGCGCAGGGAAATCCATATCAGTCGATGCACTGGGTTTATGTTTAGGTGCGCGTTCCGATGTTTCATTTATTCGTCATGGTAGTGAACGGATTGATATTTCTGCACATTTTCTCCTTGATGATACACCAAGTGCCTTAACTTGGTTGACTGAAAACCAGCTTGATGATCATAACGAATGTATTTTACGTCGTGTAATTAATCATGATGGACGATCAAAAGCTTTTATTAACGGTACATCAGTACCTATTTCGCAATTAAAAGAATTAGGTCAAATGCTAATACAAATTCATGGTCAGCATGAACATCAGCAATTGATGCGTAGTGACTATCAACAGCTGCTGCTCGATCAATATATGGACGAAAGTTCATTATTATCAACAATGAAAATCGCTTTTAAAAAATGGAAAGTAGCAAGTGAACACTTTGCCCAGCATCAAAAATCAAAGCAAGAACGTGATGCCCATATTCAATTGCTACAGTATCAACTTAAAGAACTTAACGAATTTTCGCCTAGTGAAGGTGAATATCAACAAATAGATGAAGAGTATAAGCGATTATCAAATAGTGAGCAGTTAATTAATCTAAGTAATCAGCTTATTGATATATTAGAAGAAAATACCGAATTTAATCTATTAAATCAATTAGGTAATGCTAAAAATACGGCTCAAGAATTAGCAGGTCTAGATCCACAATTAGTTGATGTATCAACGATGCTAGAAGATGCCGCAATTCAAATAAAAGAAGCCGGCTATGAACTACATCGTTATGTAGATAACCTTGAAATTGATCCGGCTAGAGTCATGCAACTTGAACAGCGAATATCTAAACAGATTTCATTATCACGTAAACATCATATTTCACCTGAAAACTTACCAATATTACACCAGCAATTGCTTGATGAATTTAAACAAATTTCAAATCAAGATGAGCTTAGTGAACAGTTACAACAAGAGATAAATCAATATCATCATGAAGCACTATCTTGCGCTAAAATATTACATACTAAACGGATAAAAGCCGCGACGGTTTTATCTAAAAAAATCTCACAAAGCATTCAAGAACTTGCTATGCCACATGGCCAGTTTTGTATCGATATTCAATACGACGAGACTAGAATAAGTGAAACAGGCGCAGATCATATCACCTATTTAGTAACAACTAATCCTGGTCAACCAATGCAGCCCATCAGTAAAGTCGCCTCTGGTGGAGAGCTATCTAGAATTGCATTAGCAATCCAAGTACTTACAGCACAAAAAATTGAGACTCCCGCTTTAATTTTTGATGAAATTGATGTTGGCATTAGTGGTGCAACAGCGGCTAAAGTCGGTAATTTACTAAGAGAATTAGGCAAATCAACGCAAGTCATAACGGTAACACATTTACCACAAGTAGCGGGTAATGCACACCATCATTATTTTGTTGCCAAACAAACCGATGGTAAACAGACTAATACACAAATGAATGTACTAGATCAAGTGCACCGCTTACAAGAACTCGCAAGATTGCTAGGTGGCGATAAGATCACCGAGAATACTTTAGCCAATGCAAAAGAGCTGTTAATACAATAA
- the coaBC gene encoding bifunctional phosphopantothenoylcysteine decarboxylase/phosphopantothenate--cysteine ligase CoaBC gives MIHGKISFIFDKQAGEMNLANKHILLGISGGIAAYKCPELVRQLKKLGAQVHVVMTDSAKHFVSELSLQAVSGNKVSDNLFDSSAELSMGHIELAKWADLILIAPATANIIAKLAHGIADDLLTTLCLATKAPIAIAPAMNQQMYQADITQQNITQLAHRGLHIWGPDEGIQACGDIGPGRMLEPQVLSNKVVNLFTNNQKLANLNIVITAGPTQEELDPVRYITNHSSGKMGFAIAKAAAALGAKVTLISGPVNLSTPHNVNREDVCSAINMQQKVQQYAPQADIFIACAAVADYRAKIVADHKMKKQDNNDELTITLVKNPDIVAEVAAMKKNRPFVIGFAAETNNVEEYAQKKLVSKNLDMICANDVSSQTQGFNCDNNALTLYWQSGKLLLPLMNKSELAKQLISEIIKHYNEHHHEKKN, from the coding sequence ATGATTCATGGTAAAATATCATTTATTTTTGATAAACAAGCAGGCGAGATGAATTTAGCCAATAAACATATTTTACTCGGTATTTCTGGTGGAATTGCTGCTTATAAATGCCCTGAGCTGGTGCGCCAACTCAAAAAATTAGGTGCGCAAGTTCACGTTGTAATGACTGACTCGGCAAAACATTTTGTTTCTGAGTTATCACTGCAAGCTGTATCTGGTAATAAAGTCTCTGATAATCTATTTGACTCTTCAGCTGAGTTATCGATGGGCCATATTGAACTTGCAAAATGGGCTGACTTGATTTTAATCGCACCAGCTACGGCGAATATTATTGCAAAATTAGCGCATGGCATCGCTGATGATTTACTAACAACGTTATGCCTTGCAACTAAAGCCCCTATCGCAATTGCCCCAGCAATGAATCAACAAATGTATCAAGCTGATATTACTCAACAAAACATTACTCAGTTAGCTCATCGAGGTTTACATATTTGGGGACCAGATGAGGGTATTCAAGCGTGTGGTGATATTGGCCCGGGCCGAATGCTTGAACCACAAGTGCTTTCAAATAAAGTCGTTAATCTATTTACAAATAATCAAAAGCTAGCTAATTTAAATATTGTAATAACTGCAGGCCCAACCCAAGAGGAATTAGATCCTGTTCGTTATATTACCAATCATAGTTCAGGTAAAATGGGATTTGCAATTGCTAAGGCAGCCGCAGCTCTAGGTGCAAAAGTGACCTTAATTAGTGGCCCCGTCAATTTATCTACACCGCATAATGTTAATCGAGAAGATGTCTGTAGTGCTATCAATATGCAGCAAAAGGTACAACAGTATGCGCCGCAAGCAGATATTTTTATTGCATGTGCCGCTGTTGCTGATTACCGCGCTAAAATCGTTGCAGATCACAAAATGAAAAAACAGGATAATAATGACGAACTAACAATTACATTAGTTAAAAATCCTGATATTGTTGCTGAAGTTGCTGCAATGAAAAAAAATCGACCTTTTGTTATCGGCTTTGCTGCAGAAACTAATAATGTCGAAGAATATGCACAAAAAAAATTAGTCAGTAAAAATCTAGATATGATCTGCGCTAATGATGTATCATCGCAGACACAAGGCTTTAATTGCGATAATAATGCCCTCACACTCTATTGGCAATCAGGTAAATTGCTATTACCATTGATGAATAAAAGTGAGTTAGCTAAACAATTAATTAGCGAAATAATTAAACACTATAATGAGCACCATCATGAAAAGAAAAATTGA
- the dut gene encoding dUTP diphosphatase → MKRKIDIKVLDKRLGQEFPLPTYATIGSAGIDLRAMFDKTTEIKPGETILTPTGLSMYIEDPTLAALVLPRSGLGSKNGIVLGNLVGLIDSDYQGQLFVPLWNRSQTAFTVEPGDRIAQLIIVPVVQAEFNIVEEFNESSRGEGGFGHSGKK, encoded by the coding sequence ATGAAAAGAAAAATTGATATAAAAGTTTTAGATAAACGCCTTGGTCAAGAATTTCCGCTACCGACTTATGCAACCATTGGTTCTGCTGGGATCGACTTACGCGCTATGTTTGACAAAACTACTGAAATTAAACCAGGTGAAACCATTTTAACGCCAACAGGCCTTTCAATGTATATCGAAGATCCAACTTTAGCGGCATTAGTACTACCTCGCTCGGGCTTAGGATCAAAAAATGGTATTGTTTTAGGTAATTTAGTCGGTTTAATTGATTCAGACTACCAAGGTCAGCTTTTTGTACCTTTATGGAATCGTAGCCAAACGGCGTTTACTGTAGAGCCCGGCGATCGCATCGCTCAATTAATTATTGTGCCAGTTGTACAGGCAGAATTTAATATTGTAGAAGAGTTTAATGAGTCATCTCGCGGTGAAGGTGGCTTTGGTCATTCAGGTAAAAAATAA
- the slmA gene encoding nucleoid occlusion factor SlmA, with the protein MITKRKNRKEDILQALATMLESNEGSQRITTAKLAATVGVSEAALYRHFASKTKMFESLIIFIEDILLSRINHILQDEKETENRLRLIVALILGFAEKNPGLTRIMTSHALMFEQEQLQERVSQLFDRIETQIKQVLRERKLREGTAYSTDERILSSQILAFCEGMMARYVRSGFQYLPTADFELRWSLITKQLI; encoded by the coding sequence GTGATAACTAAACGTAAAAATCGTAAAGAAGATATTTTGCAAGCATTAGCAACAATGCTTGAATCAAATGAAGGTTCTCAGCGAATTACTACGGCAAAACTAGCTGCAACAGTTGGTGTGTCCGAGGCAGCGTTATATCGTCATTTCGCAAGTAAAACAAAAATGTTTGAAAGCCTTATCATTTTTATTGAAGATATTTTGCTCTCTCGCATTAATCATATTTTACAAGATGAAAAAGAGACTGAAAATAGGCTTCGTTTAATTGTAGCCCTTATTCTTGGCTTTGCAGAAAAAAATCCAGGCTTAACTCGAATTATGACGAGTCATGCACTAATGTTTGAGCAAGAACAATTACAAGAAAGAGTAAGCCAACTCTTTGACCGAATTGAGACGCAAATTAAACAAGTATTACGTGAAAGAAAATTACGTGAAGGCACTGCATACTCAACCGATGAGAGAATATTATCGAGTCAAATACTCGCTTTTTGCGAAGGTATGATGGCGCGCTATGTCCGTTCTGGTTTTCAATATTTACCTACAGCCGATTTCGAATTACGGTGGTCATTAATTACTAAACAATTAATTTAG
- a CDS encoding mechanosensitive ion channel, protein MTFWEKVIQFIEKYDSIVIDYLLHIGFAIIIFLIGRFIASFVSKQLRKILIIRDVEPTIVKFTSSSARYTIMGFTFVAVLGQLGVQTTSIVAIIGAAGLAIGLALQGSLSNFAAGVLLILFRPFKIGELVIISGIQGNIDAIQIFSTTIITPTGETVTIPNSQILSTNIINYTRQPNRRIDLTIGVDYSADIKDVYKILQGSIDKTSDILTDLSRTVRFNELGASSINFVIYVWVTNENYSAVRTALLENIKLDLDSNNINIPFPTMELNIKK, encoded by the coding sequence GTGACATTTTGGGAAAAAGTTATTCAATTTATTGAAAAATATGACAGTATTGTTATTGACTACTTACTTCATATTGGCTTTGCCATCATTATTTTTCTTATTGGGCGTTTTATCGCTTCTTTTGTTAGTAAGCAATTACGTAAAATACTAATTATCCGAGATGTTGAGCCGACAATTGTTAAATTTACTTCATCTTCGGCCCGCTATACCATTATGGGATTCACGTTTGTTGCCGTACTTGGTCAGCTCGGTGTTCAAACAACCTCAATTGTTGCTATAATCGGTGCAGCAGGTCTTGCTATAGGCCTTGCATTACAGGGATCTCTATCTAATTTTGCCGCAGGTGTACTGCTGATTTTATTTCGACCATTTAAAATCGGAGAATTAGTAATTATTAGTGGAATTCAAGGTAACATTGACGCAATCCAAATATTCTCGACAACTATTATTACACCTACCGGTGAAACAGTTACTATTCCAAATAGTCAAATTTTATCGACGAATATAATTAATTATACTCGACAACCAAATCGAAGAATTGATTTAACAATTGGTGTTGATTACAGTGCTGATATTAAAGATGTCTATAAAATACTACAAGGTTCAATAGATAAAACATCTGATATTTTGACTGATCTTAGTAGAACAGTACGTTTTAACGAATTAGGGGCTTCATCGATTAACTTTGTTATCTATGTTTGGGTAACGAATGAAAATTATAGCGCCGTAAGAACCGCGCTATTAGAAAATATTAAGCTCGATCTCGATAGTAATAATATCAATATTCCATTCCCTACGATGGAGCTAAACATTAAAAAGTAG
- the cysE gene encoding serine O-acetyltransferase has product MNAVKKFVASNELWQTIRQEAYLLIESEPMLASYFHATLLNHDNIGSAISYILANKLSTEVMPAIDIREVIRQAYLADPAIIEFSMTDIMAVYLRDPATNYYSTPLLYYKGFLALQAYRIAHWLWKQNRRALATFLQSQIAIVFGVDIHPAAKIGCGVMFDHATGIVVGETVVIENDVSILQSVTLGGTGKENGDRHPKIREGVMIGANATILGNIEIGKGAKIGAGSVVLDPVPAHTTAAGVPAKIVGCPGCDKPALNMDQEL; this is encoded by the coding sequence GTGAATGCTGTAAAAAAATTTGTAGCGTCTAATGAGCTTTGGCAGACTATTCGGCAAGAAGCTTACTTATTAATAGAAAGTGAACCGATGCTTGCGAGCTATTTTCATGCTACTTTGCTTAATCATGATAATATAGGTAGTGCAATAAGTTATATTTTAGCAAATAAGTTATCCACAGAAGTCATGCCTGCCATTGATATTAGAGAAGTGATCAGGCAGGCTTACCTAGCAGATCCCGCCATCATTGAATTTAGTATGACCGATATTATGGCTGTTTATCTACGAGATCCCGCTACGAATTATTACTCGACGCCATTACTTTATTACAAGGGATTTTTAGCCTTGCAGGCTTACCGTATTGCTCACTGGCTTTGGAAACAAAATCGTCGAGCATTGGCTACATTTTTACAAAGTCAAATTGCGATTGTTTTCGGTGTCGATATTCACCCTGCTGCTAAAATTGGTTGTGGCGTTATGTTTGACCATGCAACGGGTATTGTTGTTGGTGAAACGGTAGTTATTGAAAACGATGTATCAATTTTACAATCAGTAACTTTGGGTGGTACCGGTAAAGAAAACGGTGATAGGCATCCTAAAATTCGTGAGGGTGTCATGATCGGTGCAAACGCAACAATTTTAGGTAATATCGAGATTGGTAAAGGTGCTAAAATTGGTGCAGGTTCGGTTGTGTTAGATCCGGTTCCTGCTCATACGACTGCCGCTGGCGTGCCTGCGAAAATTGTTGGTTGCCCTGGCTGTGATAAGCCGGCTTTGAATATGGATCAAGAACTTTAA
- the gpsA gene encoding NAD(P)H-dependent glycerol-3-phosphate dehydrogenase — MNNKRCSFTVTVIGAGSYGTALAILLARNNHQTILWGHDSAEMNALEQDRQNRKFLPDIIFPDNLLVEKDLQKAVMASPTLLIVVPSHAFGEVLTKIKPFLRPDSKIVWATKGLEMSTGRLLQDVARAILGNDIPLAVVSGPTFAKEVAQGLPTAVTVASTNETFLEEVQNIFHCSRSFRVYSSNDFIGVQLGGAVKNVIAIGAGLSDGLGFGANARTALITRGLAEMMRLGEALGADPATFMGMAGLGDLVLTCTDNQSRNRRFGILLGQNNTIDEAKTLIGQVVEGCQNTKEVWLLAQQYHVDMPITEQIYQILYCNKDPKEAAKALLGRAQKEELKSPSF, encoded by the coding sequence ATGAATAATAAAAGATGTTCTTTCACCGTTACGGTAATAGGCGCTGGTTCTTATGGCACAGCGCTTGCTATTTTACTTGCTCGCAACAATCATCAGACCATTTTATGGGGACATGATAGTGCTGAAATGAATGCATTAGAGCAAGATCGCCAAAATAGAAAATTTTTACCAGATATTATTTTCCCTGATAATTTATTGGTTGAAAAAGATTTACAAAAAGCGGTAATGGCATCGCCTACTTTGCTAATCGTTGTTCCAAGTCATGCGTTTGGAGAAGTACTCACTAAGATTAAACCTTTTTTACGGCCTGATTCAAAAATTGTTTGGGCAACAAAAGGTCTTGAAATGAGCACCGGCCGTTTACTTCAGGATGTAGCAAGGGCGATATTAGGTAATGACATACCGTTAGCTGTCGTATCTGGTCCTACATTTGCTAAAGAAGTTGCACAAGGCTTACCTACTGCTGTGACAGTCGCTTCAACTAATGAGACCTTTTTAGAAGAAGTACAAAATATTTTTCATTGTAGCCGTAGTTTTAGAGTATATAGCAGCAATGATTTTATTGGCGTACAACTTGGTGGTGCGGTCAAAAATGTTATTGCTATTGGTGCAGGCTTATCTGATGGGCTTGGATTTGGTGCAAATGCTCGTACAGCGTTAATCACTCGAGGCCTTGCCGAGATGATGAGGCTAGGTGAAGCTTTAGGCGCAGATCCCGCTACTTTTATGGGGATGGCAGGGCTTGGTGACTTAGTTTTAACCTGCACAGATAATCAATCCCGTAATCGCCGATTTGGCATATTACTCGGACAGAATAATACTATTGATGAGGCGAAAACACTTATTGGCCAAGTTGTTGAAGGGTGCCAAAACACTAAAGAAGTTTGGCTACTTGCGCAGCAATACCATGTAGATATGCCAATAACTGAACAAATTTATCAAATTTTATATTGTAATAAAGATCCAAAAGAAGCCGCAAAAGCTTTACTTGGTAGGGCTCAAAAAGAAGAACTTAAAAGTCCTAGTTTCTAA
- the secB gene encoding protein-export chaperone SecB, with protein MTEQNTTQAQETNFVIQRVYIKDVSFETPNVPQIFPKEWKPEVNIELNTSSQVVAENVYEVSLRVTVTTKSNDEVAYICEVTQAGIFSLVGFSGNQLQHCLGAFCPNILFPYARETISSLVNKGTFQPINLEPVNFDALFMNYLQQQQNSTENSGENLQ; from the coding sequence ATGACAGAGCAAAATACGACTCAGGCACAAGAAACAAATTTTGTAATTCAACGTGTCTATATTAAAGATGTATCATTTGAAACACCGAATGTGCCACAAATTTTCCCTAAAGAGTGGAAACCAGAAGTTAATATTGAACTTAATACATCATCTCAGGTTGTCGCTGAAAATGTTTATGAAGTATCTTTACGCGTGACCGTAACGACTAAATCTAATGATGAAGTCGCTTATATTTGTGAAGTTACTCAAGCAGGTATTTTTTCATTAGTTGGCTTTAGTGGTAATCAGTTACAACACTGTTTAGGTGCATTTTGCCCAAATATTTTGTTCCCGTATGCACGTGAAACAATCTCTAGCTTAGTTAATAAAGGTACGTTCCAACCTATTAATTTAGAACCCGTAAATTTTGACGCACTATTTATGAACTATTTGCAACAGCAGCAAAATAGTACTGAAAATAGTGGCGAAAATTTACAGTAA
- a CDS encoding rhodanese-like domain-containing protein yields MEFIINEIIPFVKNHPLLSLGWIALFIVIIYLTIKSKLSKVKTISNAQTINMMNKQNAVIVDLRSADNFKKGHITEAVNILPIDIKNGSIKSLEKHKEFPVILVDDNGMLVNASGDILVKQGFEQVFALKDGIAGWNGENLPLVKK; encoded by the coding sequence ATGGAATTTATCATTAACGAAATCATCCCTTTTGTAAAAAATCATCCACTCTTAAGCCTAGGATGGATTGCACTTTTTATTGTTATTATTTATCTCACTATTAAAAGTAAGTTAAGTAAAGTTAAAACTATCTCTAATGCTCAGACAATTAATATGATGAATAAGCAAAATGCCGTTATTGTTGATCTCCGCTCTGCTGATAATTTTAAAAAAGGGCATATTACCGAAGCGGTAAACATTCTACCTATTGATATTAAGAACGGCAGCATTAAATCACTTGAAAAACATAAAGAATTTCCTGTCATTTTAGTCGATGATAACGGAATGTTAGTTAATGCGTCAGGTGATATTCTAGTTAAGCAAGGATTTGAACAAGTTTTTGCATTAAAAGATGGCATCGCTGGTTGGAATGGTGAAAACTTACCATTAGTAAAAAAATAA
- the glnA gene encoding glutamate--ammonia ligase, which yields MSIEKVLTMIKENDVKFIDLRFTDTKGKEHHITIPVSQIDADFFEDGKMFDGSSIEGWKGINESDMVLMPDVSSVVIDPFYEDATMNIRCDILEPATLQGYDRDPRSIAKKAEEFLKSSGIADTVIIGPEPEFFLFDDVRFGTPMSGSFVHINDIEAAWNSGTKYDEGNKGHRPAVKGGYFPVPPVDSSQDIRSAMCLIMEQLGLVVEAHHHEVATAGQNEIACRFNTLTKKADEVQIYKYVVQNVANAYGKTATFMPKPMFGDNGSGMHCHQSLAKDGVNLFAGDKYAGLSEMALFYIGGIIKHAKAINAFANATTNSYKRLVPGYEAPVMLAYSARNRSASIRIPVVSSPKARRIEVRFPDPASNPYLSFAAQLMAGLDGIINKIHPGDAMDKNLYDLPPEESKLIPQVAGSLEEALKALDADREFLTRGNVFTDDTIDAYITLKTEEVDRVRMTPHPVEFELYYSL from the coding sequence ATGTCTATAGAAAAAGTTTTAACAATGATAAAAGAAAATGACGTTAAATTTATTGATTTACGTTTTACCGACACTAAAGGTAAAGAGCACCACATCACAATTCCTGTTAGCCAAATTGATGCTGATTTCTTTGAAGATGGTAAAATGTTCGATGGTTCTTCAATTGAGGGATGGAAAGGTATTAATGAATCCGATATGGTTTTAATGCCCGATGTTTCAAGTGTTGTTATTGACCCATTTTATGAAGATGCAACAATGAATATTCGCTGTGATATCTTAGAGCCTGCAACATTACAAGGTTATGATCGTGATCCACGCTCAATTGCTAAAAAAGCTGAAGAATTCTTAAAATCATCAGGAATTGCTGATACAGTAATTATCGGCCCTGAACCGGAATTTTTCTTATTTGATGATGTTCGTTTTGGCACGCCGATGTCAGGAAGTTTTGTTCATATAAATGATATTGAAGCAGCGTGGAATAGCGGAACTAAATATGATGAAGGCAATAAAGGTCATCGTCCTGCAGTGAAAGGTGGCTATTTTCCTGTACCACCCGTTGATTCATCTCAAGATATTCGCTCGGCAATGTGTTTAATTATGGAACAACTTGGTTTAGTTGTTGAGGCGCATCATCACGAGGTTGCAACGGCCGGACAAAATGAAATTGCCTGCCGTTTTAATACCTTAACTAAAAAAGCAGATGAAGTACAAATCTATAAATATGTTGTACAAAATGTTGCAAATGCTTATGGAAAGACGGCAACATTTATGCCAAAACCAATGTTTGGTGATAATGGCTCGGGTATGCACTGTCACCAATCTCTTGCTAAAGATGGGGTTAACTTATTTGCTGGCGATAAATATGCAGGCTTATCTGAAATGGCATTATTTTATATTGGCGGCATCATTAAACACGCCAAAGCAATTAACGCATTTGCAAATGCAACAACTAACTCATATAAACGTTTAGTTCCTGGTTATGAAGCGCCCGTAATGCTTGCATACTCAGCACGTAATCGCTCGGCATCAATTCGTATTCCGGTGGTAAGTAGTCCAAAAGCACGTCGTATCGAGGTTCGTTTCCCAGATCCAGCAAGTAACCCATATTTATCATTTGCAGCGCAATTAATGGCAGGACTTGATGGAATTATCAATAAAATTCACCCTGGTGATGCTATGGATAAAAACTTATATGACTTACCACCAGAAGAATCCAAACTTATCCCACAAGTTGCAGGTTCACTTGAAGAAGCACTAAAAGCGCTTGATGCTGATCGTGAATTCTTAACTCGTGGTAATGTATTTACCGATGACACTATTGATGCTTACATTACGTTAAAAACTGAAGAAGTTGATCGCGTTCGCATGACTCCACACCCAGTTGAGTTTGAATTATATTATAGTCTGTAA